The Bacteroidales bacterium WCE2008 genome includes a region encoding these proteins:
- a CDS encoding glycoside/pentoside/hexuronide:cation symporter, GPH family, whose product MDIITAPAKPTLKEKIGYGFGDMSSSMFWKIFSYYLPIFYSDVFGLKPQHAAFLLLITKLYDAISDPVMGIIADRTRSRWGKYRPYLLWVALPFSLIGLLSFYTPDASYGLKHVYAYVMYILMMTVYTAINVPYGAMLGVVTPDSREKSVFSSYRMFFAYIGSFIAMGIFGVFEKLISGTVRVMPDGSERVVRGVGDAAPGQWTLVVGIVSLCCFVLFLLCFLMTRERVGTEHKAVSEGGSSIAEDLKALGRNRPWWLLLGAGIGILLFNSIRGGAAAYYFSNILGTSVFLTCAVYLFIGEVAQMVGVLFTVPLSERIGKKATFISVLLTVSVLSVAIFFLPETPAGFWGLLVLQVLICIAFGVQSPLLWSMFADVADYSEEKNGSASTGLIFSSSSMAQKFGGALGAFLLMQILAIFAYDKDAAVQAPQTLAAIRGLMSYIPAIGALLGALCLLFYPLTESRMASIREKLSARR is encoded by the coding sequence ATGGATATCATTACTGCACCGGCTAAGCCGACATTGAAGGAAAAGATCGGATATGGCTTCGGAGACATGTCGTCTTCGATGTTCTGGAAGATTTTTTCGTATTATCTGCCGATCTTCTATTCGGATGTGTTCGGGCTTAAGCCTCAGCATGCGGCTTTCCTGCTTCTTATCACAAAACTGTATGATGCAATATCGGACCCTGTCATGGGAATCATCGCCGACAGGACCCGATCCAGATGGGGAAAGTATCGTCCGTATCTTCTCTGGGTGGCTCTGCCGTTCTCGCTTATAGGCCTTCTGTCTTTCTATACTCCTGATGCCAGCTATGGCCTGAAGCATGTATATGCGTATGTGATGTATATCCTCATGATGACTGTCTATACGGCTATCAACGTGCCTTACGGGGCCATGCTGGGAGTCGTCACTCCGGACAGCCGTGAGAAATCGGTTTTCTCGTCTTACAGGATGTTCTTTGCGTATATCGGCAGTTTCATCGCCATGGGGATATTCGGCGTGTTCGAGAAGCTGATTTCCGGTACCGTGCGTGTTATGCCGGACGGTAGCGAGAGGGTGGTGCGCGGAGTCGGCGATGCTGCTCCCGGACAGTGGACTCTTGTCGTCGGCATCGTTTCTCTGTGCTGTTTCGTGCTGTTTCTGCTTTGCTTCCTTATGACTAGGGAGCGGGTGGGGACTGAACATAAGGCGGTTTCCGAGGGAGGCTCTTCTATCGCAGAGGATCTCAAGGCTCTAGGCCGTAACAGGCCTTGGTGGCTGCTTCTTGGCGCAGGTATCGGTATATTGCTGTTCAATTCGATCCGAGGCGGAGCCGCTGCATATTATTTCTCGAATATCCTCGGCACGAGCGTGTTCCTGACTTGCGCTGTCTATCTTTTCATTGGCGAGGTGGCGCAGATGGTCGGGGTGCTGTTTACTGTGCCGCTTTCGGAGCGTATCGGCAAGAAGGCGACTTTTATCTCTGTGCTTCTGACGGTTTCTGTGCTGAGTGTGGCGATATTCTTCCTGCCTGAGACTCCTGCCGGTTTCTGGGGACTTCTGGTGCTGCAGGTGCTTATATGCATTGCTTTTGGTGTCCAGTCTCCTCTGCTGTGGTCGATGTTTGCCGATGTCGCCGATTATTCGGAGGAGAAGAACGGCTCGGCTTCTACCGGACTTATTTTCTCGTCTTCTTCTATGGCTCAGAAGTTCGGCGGGGCCCTCGGCGCTTTCTTGCTGATGCAGATTCTTGCAATCTTCGCATATGACAAGGATGCTGCAGTCCAGGCGCCTCAGACTCTTGCTGCCATCCGTGGCCTGATGAGCTATATCCCGGCAATCGGCGCCCTTCTCGGTGCCCTCTGCCTGCTGTTCTATCCTCTTACGGAATCGCGTATGGCTTCAATTAGAGAGAAACTTTCTGCTCGCAGATAG
- a CDS encoding 4-O-beta-D-mannosyl-D-glucose phosphorylase has translation MENMSFEERLAWLEARHQELIAKKNSPIYGNGVFERYENPVLTGDHAPLFWRYDLDRKSNPFLEERFGIHAAFNAGAIKWKDKYVVCARVEGADRKSFFAIAESPNGIDNFRFWDHPVTMPDYGEPATNVYDMRLTAHEDGWIYGIFCVERKDPDAPEGDLSSAVAAAGIARTKDLVNWERLPDLVSDSQQRNVVLHPEFVNGKYALYTRPQDGFIDAGNGGGIGWALVDSMENAVVTSEKIINCRRYHTIKETKNGEGPAPIKTDRGWLHLAHGVRGCASGLRYVLYMYMTSLEDPSKVIAEPAGFFMVPEGEEYVGDVMNVLFSNGWIADEDGKVFIYYASCDTRLHVATSTVDRLVDYCMNTEPDLFTTSASVRRLNALIDKNLSLSM, from the coding sequence ATGGAGAATATGAGTTTTGAAGAACGTCTGGCGTGGCTGGAAGCACGCCACCAGGAACTTATTGCTAAGAAAAACTCGCCTATATACGGCAATGGTGTGTTTGAGAGATATGAGAACCCTGTTCTTACCGGTGACCATGCCCCTTTGTTCTGGAGATATGATCTGGACAGGAAATCCAATCCTTTCCTGGAGGAGAGATTCGGCATCCATGCCGCATTCAATGCTGGAGCTATAAAGTGGAAGGACAAATATGTCGTCTGCGCCCGTGTCGAAGGTGCTGACCGCAAATCATTCTTCGCTATCGCCGAGAGCCCGAACGGAATCGACAATTTCCGGTTCTGGGACCACCCCGTGACTATGCCTGATTATGGCGAACCTGCCACGAATGTATATGACATGAGACTTACTGCCCATGAAGACGGGTGGATCTATGGTATATTCTGCGTCGAGCGTAAGGATCCGGATGCTCCGGAAGGCGATCTTTCGTCTGCCGTCGCAGCTGCGGGAATCGCCCGTACCAAGGATCTGGTCAATTGGGAAAGACTGCCGGATCTGGTTTCTGATTCTCAGCAGCGCAATGTCGTTCTTCATCCTGAGTTCGTGAATGGGAAATATGCTCTTTACACCCGCCCTCAGGATGGATTCATAGATGCCGGAAACGGCGGCGGTATCGGCTGGGCCCTGGTGGACAGCATGGAGAATGCCGTGGTCACTTCCGAGAAGATAATCAACTGCAGGAGATACCATACTATCAAGGAGACCAAGAATGGCGAAGGTCCTGCTCCTATCAAGACTGACAGGGGCTGGCTGCATCTGGCCCATGGCGTCAGGGGCTGCGCTTCCGGCCTGCGTTATGTGCTTTATATGTACATGACTTCGCTGGAGGATCCTTCGAAAGTGATTGCCGAACCTGCCGGTTTCTTCATGGTCCCGGAAGGGGAGGAGTATGTGGGTGACGTCATGAACGTCCTGTTCTCTAACGGATGGATTGCCGATGAGGACGGAAAGGTCTTTATATATTATGCTTCCTGCGATACGCGTCTCCATGTGGCGACTTCTACCGTCGACAGACTCGTGGATTACTGTATGAATACTGAGCCGGATCTGTTTACCACTTCTGCTTCAGTACGACGTCTGAACGCGCTTATAGACAAGAATCTTTCGCTATCTATGTAG
- a CDS encoding DNA polymerase I, producing MADKLYLIDGHNLIFKMYYAFLRRPMINSKGMDMSILYGFTKYVLELIEREKPTHMAIAFDPPGGTFRNEMYPEYKANRSETPQLVIDALEPLLEICKALNIKTLMIPGYEADDVIGTVAKSYGKPGTDVYMVTPDKDYGQLVAEHVYQVKPGKAGGADETVDVKAICEKYGIKTPEQVIEMLTLCGDTADNVPGVHGIGEVGAGKLIAKYGTVENIYAHLDELTDRQKTQFEEARGHIGLSHDLVTIKTDVPVETSLDEMRLDLDYAPEIADLFEKYEFNSLRKYIAHSSRAAKAVAEVKRLDYSETGAEELVKMAPEKISLIVEPEGPGIFADIRRVIVAAEKKDGGIVVASGAAKDFRKILEGEAVKYGYDLKLQSNLLENAGIKLGGRLYDIELMHYLINPEKSHKVEILAKSYLGVDIEEAAPVEEAPVSLFDVAEESPANGPDRNLEAAAVLKLGEVVRAGMDEAGVGALYEDMEAPLAAVLARMERAGVKIDLGQLRTFADELKVEMDALEAQVRKLADEPGLNVSSPKQIGIVLFEKLKLDPKMKKSASGSYSTDETTLTAIADRHPIIDKILEFRAVKKLLSTYIEPFPTYVSPVTGRVHTTFNQALTATGRLSSSNPNLQNIPIRTERGKEIRKAFIPATPDGIIMSADYSQIELRIMAHLCGDEHLISSFKAGLDVHKATAAKIFGIPVEEVTSDQRRIAKTANFGIMYGISSFGLAQRLHVSRTEAKKIIDDYFAAFPSIRTFIDKTIADAREKGYVETVFGRRRYLPDITAKNATIRALAERNAVNAPIQGTSADIIKLAMISVDKRIREAGLKSKMVLQIHDELLFDAVPEEIEELGRIVVAEMENVITLSIPLTVECNYGKNWLEAH from the coding sequence ATGGCAGACAAACTATACCTGATTGACGGTCACAACCTAATCTTCAAGATGTACTACGCATTCCTGCGTCGTCCTATGATCAATTCCAAGGGAATGGACATGTCAATCCTGTATGGCTTCACGAAATATGTGCTCGAACTCATCGAGAGAGAGAAGCCTACCCATATGGCCATAGCGTTCGATCCTCCCGGCGGCACCTTCAGGAACGAAATGTACCCCGAATACAAGGCAAACAGAAGCGAAACTCCGCAGCTTGTGATCGATGCCCTCGAACCGTTGCTGGAAATATGCAAAGCCTTGAACATAAAGACCTTGATGATTCCGGGATATGAGGCCGACGACGTGATCGGAACCGTTGCGAAGAGTTACGGAAAACCCGGGACGGACGTCTATATGGTCACCCCGGACAAAGATTACGGCCAGCTGGTCGCCGAGCATGTGTACCAGGTGAAGCCTGGAAAGGCCGGCGGGGCTGACGAGACCGTCGATGTCAAGGCAATCTGTGAAAAATACGGAATCAAGACTCCTGAGCAGGTGATCGAAATGCTGACTCTCTGCGGAGATACGGCCGACAATGTGCCCGGAGTGCATGGCATCGGGGAAGTCGGGGCCGGCAAGCTCATCGCAAAATATGGCACCGTCGAGAATATCTATGCCCATCTGGACGAGCTTACTGACCGCCAGAAGACGCAGTTCGAGGAGGCCAGGGGACATATCGGCCTGAGCCATGACCTGGTGACAATAAAGACCGACGTGCCGGTAGAGACAAGCCTCGACGAGATGAGGCTGGACCTGGATTATGCTCCTGAAATCGCCGACCTTTTCGAAAAATACGAATTCAACTCGCTGAGAAAATATATAGCCCATAGCTCTCGCGCTGCCAAGGCAGTGGCGGAGGTCAAGCGCCTGGATTATTCCGAGACGGGGGCGGAAGAGCTCGTGAAGATGGCTCCGGAAAAGATTTCGCTGATAGTCGAACCGGAGGGACCGGGCATATTCGCCGATATCCGCAGGGTGATCGTGGCCGCCGAGAAGAAAGACGGCGGAATCGTCGTCGCTTCAGGCGCTGCGAAGGATTTTCGCAAGATACTGGAGGGCGAAGCCGTGAAATACGGATATGATCTCAAGCTCCAGTCGAATCTTCTGGAGAATGCCGGAATAAAGCTCGGAGGCCGGCTATATGACATCGAGCTGATGCATTATCTCATCAATCCGGAGAAGAGCCATAAGGTCGAAATCCTCGCCAAGAGCTATCTCGGCGTCGATATCGAAGAAGCCGCACCCGTAGAAGAGGCTCCTGTTTCCCTGTTCGACGTCGCGGAAGAAAGCCCGGCAAACGGACCGGACAGGAATCTCGAAGCCGCGGCAGTGCTGAAACTCGGAGAAGTGGTCCGCGCAGGCATGGACGAGGCCGGCGTAGGAGCCCTGTATGAAGATATGGAAGCCCCTCTCGCAGCAGTGCTCGCCCGCATGGAAAGGGCAGGCGTGAAGATAGACCTCGGACAGCTCAGGACGTTTGCCGATGAACTCAAAGTCGAAATGGATGCCCTCGAAGCCCAGGTCAGGAAACTGGCCGACGAGCCGGGGCTGAACGTTTCTTCCCCGAAGCAGATAGGCATCGTGCTCTTCGAAAAGCTGAAACTCGACCCGAAGATGAAGAAATCGGCCAGCGGTAGCTATAGCACCGACGAAACGACGCTTACTGCCATTGCCGACAGGCACCCTATAATTGACAAGATACTTGAATTCAGAGCCGTAAAGAAACTGCTCTCTACATACATAGAGCCATTTCCGACCTACGTCTCCCCGGTTACGGGAAGGGTCCATACGACCTTCAACCAGGCTCTGACGGCGACGGGAAGACTCAGCTCCTCCAACCCTAACCTGCAGAACATTCCGATCCGCACGGAGAGGGGAAAGGAGATCAGGAAAGCCTTCATACCGGCGACTCCGGACGGAATCATAATGTCCGCCGACTACTCCCAGATCGAGCTCAGGATCATGGCCCATCTCTGCGGCGACGAGCATCTGATAAGCTCATTCAAGGCAGGGCTGGATGTCCATAAGGCCACTGCGGCCAAGATTTTCGGCATACCGGTAGAGGAGGTCACATCCGACCAGAGGCGCATCGCGAAGACCGCCAACTTCGGAATCATGTACGGGATCTCATCTTTCGGGCTCGCCCAGAGGCTGCATGTCTCCAGGACGGAAGCCAAGAAGATCATCGACGATTACTTCGCCGCCTTCCCTTCGATCCGGACTTTCATCGACAAGACTATTGCGGACGCCCGCGAAAAAGGGTATGTCGAGACAGTCTTCGGACGCAGGAGGTATCTTCCGGACATAACGGCGAAGAACGCTACCATAAGGGCTCTGGCCGAGAGGAATGCCGTAAATGCTCCTATTCAGGGCACGTCAGCCGATATAATCAAGCTTGCGATGATAAGCGTCGACAAGCGCATCCGCGAGGCGGGCCTGAAGAGCAAGATGGTACTTCAGATCCATGATGAGCTTCTTTTCGATGCCGTGCCGGAAGAAATCGAGGAACTCGGCAGGATAGTTGTAGCGGAAATGGAGAACGTAATTACCTTGTCAATACCTTTAACTGTAGAATGTAACTATGGCAAAAACTGGCTTGAAGCTCACTGA